The sequence CATGGACCGGGAGTACTACCGGGCCATGCAGTGGGATCTCGAAACCGCCAGGCCCAGCAAGCAGAGACTGATCGAGCTGGGCCTGGAGGATGTGGCCCGGGACCTTTGGCCGTAGGCGGCACCTCCCCGGCATGCCAGAAGTGCCCTTGGCCTTACAGGCAGAAAAGTAGGAATAAGGAAACGGAGGGAGAGAACAATGGCGCATCTCGTTTCTAGAACCTCACCGATCCTTTTCGGCGTGGGAGCGAGCCGGGAGACCGGGGCCAAGGTAAAGGAACTGGGCTGCCGGCGCGTCATGCTGGTAACCGATCAGGTGCTCCGGAAGACCGGGGTGGCGGACGCGGTGGCCAGGAGCCTGGAGGCCGCAGGCATAGGCTTGGTGGTCTTCGACCAGGTCCCGTCCGACCCCCCCGACCACGTCATAGAGGAAGCGGCGTCCCTGGCCCGCAAGGAAGGGGCGGACGGCGTGGTCGGCGTGGGCGGAGGCAGCGTGATGGACACCGCCAAGACGGTCAATATATTGCTCACCAATCCGCCTCCGATCTCCAAGTACTTTGGGCCCAACGCGGTGCCGAACCCCGTTAAGCCCCTTGTATTGTTGCCCACCACCTCCGGAACCGGCAGCGAAGTCACGGCCATCGCGGTGGTGACCGACACCCAGAACCACCGCAAGATCGGGGTAATAGGGCCCGCCTGCTGCGCCAGCCTGGCGATAGTGGATCCGGAGTTGGCCAGCGGGATGCCGCCCTCGGTCACGGCGGCCACCGGAATGGACGCCTTCTCCCACGCCGCCGAGGCCCTCACCTCAGCGCTCGCCAATCCCATATCCGACGTGCTGGCCGAGAGGGCGATAATGCTTATCTCCCGCTACCTGCCGGCGGCGGTGGCGAACGGCGCCGACATGGAGGCGCGGACCAACATGAGCCTCGCGGCCACGCTGGCCGGAATCGCCTTCAACGACGCCATCACCCACCTGGGGCACGCAATTGCCCACTCCCTGGGGGCGCGCTACCATATCGCCCACGGCGTGGGTTGCGCGCTGGCGCTGCCGACGGTGATGGAGTTCGCCGCCGAGGCCGTGCCGGACAAGGTAAGGCTGGTCGGCCGGGCGATGGGACTGGAGCCTGCCGAGAGCCTCTCCCCGGGCGAGGTGGGGGCTGCGGTGGCAAACGCCATCCGGTCCCTATGCCGGGCGATAGGCATCCCCACCTTTGGGGCGATCGGCCTTAATGAGGCAGCAGTCCTGGAGGTAGTCCCGATGGTGCTCACGGATGGCCCGGCCCGTTTTGTGCCCAAACCGATCGACGCGGAGATAGTGAGCGCGGCTCTGAGGAGGGCCTATCAGAACTACGCCTAGGAGCCGGGGCTGACGACTGCGCGGACTGCTGCTCCTTAGCAAACTGCTCTGCATTTGGCCCCCGATCACCGGTCGGGGGCCTTTTATTGACATACGCCCGTAACCTGGGATATCATATTCGCGGAATCGGCGGCTGCCGGAAGGGTAAGGCGGCCGAAAGGAGAACACCTTAAGATAAGGGGTGAACCGGCCTTGGCAAAGGTGGCCATTGCCAGCGAGGGAGAGTGGGTAAGCGAGCATTTCGGGCACTGCCCGGAATACACGATTTTCGATCTGGAAGGTAATGCGATCGGCCGGAAAACGGTTGTTCCCAATCCCGGGCACCAGCCGGGTTTCCTCCCCCAGTACCTGGGCCGCTTCGGGGTGACGCACGTGATCGCCGGCGGCATGGGGCCGCGGGCCCAGCAGCTCTTCCTGGAGCAGGGCATTCGGCCCATACTGGGGGTCAGCGGGAAGGTGGAGGACGTCATTCAGGCCTTCGCCGCCGGGGTTCTGCAGCCGGGCGAGAGCACCTGCCACCAGCCCGAGGGGCACGAGTGCGGCCATCACGGCGGCGGGCGGTGCTCGGAGCACGGCCACTAGCGAAGGCCCGATCTCCCGGCGGCGCCCATAAGCTGCGCCCGCCTGCGCGGGGGCCAACCGCGAAGGCGCCGTACGGGCCCGGGTTAGATTACCGTAGCAAGGGAGGCGGAATAGGCGTGGAAGAAACCGGCAACCAGAAGGCGGAGCAGTCGCAGCCGAGCGGGCAGCGGGAGAAGACCCTGCCCAAGTTCGGGCGGGTGAAGCGGGTGCTGGCGGTGATGAGCGGCAAGGGGGGAGTGGGGAAGTCCACGGTCAGCGCCCTCCTGGCCGCAGCCCTGGCCCGGAGCGGCCGGCAGGTGGGCGTGCTGGACGCGGACATCACCGGTCCCAGCATACCCCGCATGTTCGGCCTTAACGGCGGGGTCGTGGGGGCGCCCACCGGCGGGATCATGCCCCCCGCCGACAAGCTGGGCATCAAGGTCATGTCCCTCAACTTGTTGCTGCCCCACGAGGACGATCCGGTAATCTGGCGGGGCCCCCTGATCGCCGGTACGGTCAAACAGTTCTGGGAGGAAGTGGTCTGGGGACAGCTGGACGTGCTGGTGGTAGACCTGCCGCCCGGCACCGGTGACGTGCCCCTCACGGTAATGCAGGTTTTTCCCTTGAGCGGGATCGTGGCGGTCTCCTCGCCCCAGGACCTGGCCCTGATGGTGGTGCGCAAGGCCGTCAACATGGCCCGGGTGCTGGAGGTGCCGCTGCTGGCCCTGATCGAGAACATGAGCTACGCGGTGTGCCCCCACTGCGGGCAGGAGCTCCACCTCTTCGGGCCCAGCCGGGCGCAGGAGGTGGCGGCTGCCCTGGGCATTCCTCTCTCCGCCACCTTGCCCCTCGATCCGGAGCTTTCCCGCTACTGCGATACCGGCCGGGTGACCGAGTACCGCGCGCCAGCGGTGGAGAAGCTGGCCGCCGAGCTCATGGCCCTTCCGGCCATGAAGGAAGAAGCCACGTCCTAGATCGCGTTTGCCGGGTCATTCCCGGCATTTGTCTGCCCCGGGCTCGTGCGGAGGCGGCCCTGGGCGCGGCGTAGGAAGCGGGAGAGGAGACGGGCGAGCACAGATGAACGGGGAAGCTACCGGCGCAAAGGCGGGTATCCGGCGTGTCGTCCCGGGCTGGGGCGAGCTGGACCTGCGCTATCTGGTCTGCGACCTCAACGGTACTCTGGCCGTAGACGGCCGGGTGCGGGTTCCCGTGAGGCGCAGGCTGGAAAGGCTGGCGGCCCGGTTAGAAGTCTACGTTCTCACCGCCAACACCTTCGGTACTGCCGCGGCCTTGGGCGACCTCCCCGTGCGGCTGCGGGTGCTTCACGGCAGCGACACCGCTCAGGATAAACTCGTGGCGGTGAAGGAGCTGGGCGCCCGCCACGTGGCGGCCGTCGGCAACGGGCGTAACGACCGGCTGATGCTGGCGGAGGCGGCGCTGGGTATTGTCGTGCTCACGGCGGAGGGCGCGAGCCCTCTGGCGCTGGCCGCCGCCGACGTGGTAGTTCCCTCGATCGAGGATGCACTGGACCTCTTACTGCTCCCCGGTCGCCTGGAGGCAACGCTGCGAGGTTAGGCCCCTCCTTTGAGGCCTGCGGGCACCAGTACACCGTCCTGTCGTGGTTCGGTTCGGAGGGCTGCCGCTGCGGGGGTGATTGAAGTGGGTGTTTTGCAGGACATACTCGCCGCCGTGCAAGGAGACGCGCCGGTTCGGGAAGTGCGGATCGGCCCTTTCTGGACCGGGGTTTGGAGCCGGGGCTGCGGCCTGGCTTCCACCCAGTTCGCGCACGAGCATTCCTCCGGGCCTCCGGTGCGGGAGGCCGGCAGTCTTACCACCCTGACGGCCCGCCAGCTGTGCAGCTGCGCGGCCGGGGCGAGCCTCCTGGAGCGCTGCGTGGCCCTGGCGGCGCTTAACTCG is a genomic window of Clostridia bacterium containing:
- a CDS encoding ATPase P; the encoded protein is MNGEATGAKAGIRRVVPGWGELDLRYLVCDLNGTLAVDGRVRVPVRRRLERLAARLEVYVLTANTFGTAAALGDLPVRLRVLHGSDTAQDKLVAVKELGARHVAAVGNGRNDRLMLAEAALGIVVLTAEGASPLALAAADVVVPSIEDALDLLLLPGRLEATLRG
- a CDS encoding iron-containing alcohol dehydrogenase, whose protein sequence is MAHLVSRTSPILFGVGASRETGAKVKELGCRRVMLVTDQVLRKTGVADAVARSLEAAGIGLVVFDQVPSDPPDHVIEEAASLARKEGADGVVGVGGGSVMDTAKTVNILLTNPPPISKYFGPNAVPNPVKPLVLLPTTSGTGSEVTAIAVVTDTQNHRKIGVIGPACCASLAIVDPELASGMPPSVTAATGMDAFSHAAEALTSALANPISDVLAERAIMLISRYLPAAVANGADMEARTNMSLAATLAGIAFNDAITHLGHAIAHSLGARYHIAHGVGCALALPTVMEFAAEAVPDKVRLVGRAMGLEPAESLSPGEVGAAVANAIRSLCRAIGIPTFGAIGLNEAAVLEVVPMVLTDGPARFVPKPIDAEIVSAALRRAYQNYA
- a CDS encoding NifB/NifX family molybdenum-iron cluster-binding protein translates to MAKVAIASEGEWVSEHFGHCPEYTIFDLEGNAIGRKTVVPNPGHQPGFLPQYLGRFGVTHVIAGGMGPRAQQLFLEQGIRPILGVSGKVEDVIQAFAAGVLQPGESTCHQPEGHECGHHGGGRCSEHGH
- a CDS encoding Mrp/NBP35 family ATP-binding protein, with the translated sequence MPKFGRVKRVLAVMSGKGGVGKSTVSALLAAALARSGRQVGVLDADITGPSIPRMFGLNGGVVGAPTGGIMPPADKLGIKVMSLNLLLPHEDDPVIWRGPLIAGTVKQFWEEVVWGQLDVLVVDLPPGTGDVPLTVMQVFPLSGIVAVSSPQDLALMVVRKAVNMARVLEVPLLALIENMSYAVCPHCGQELHLFGPSRAQEVAAALGIPLSATLPLDPELSRYCDTGRVTEYRAPAVEKLAAELMALPAMKEEATS